Below is a genomic region from Medicago truncatula cultivar Jemalong A17 chromosome 3, MtrunA17r5.0-ANR, whole genome shotgun sequence.
ccctctaaagtcctcctccaatacaatttgaGTTCCCCAAAATTAGGAGGATTTTATATTaagtatgaagaaaaataaaacccacCAAAGCCCTCCTCTCCCGAagtcctctatttcttccacgcgctccttccttttttccccAAAGCCATCCCCTCCCTTTCcctccaaactcacaaacaaagcctaagtgaATAGAACGTAATTACATAATGCTCATGGTAACATTCAACTCAAATGGATATGACTTCAGATGAAGATGGCTCTCTGTCAATCCCCTCAAGAACGCTACTCTTTTCCCATATATCTAATCAATCAGCTGAATATTCCCCTATACTACCCAAATGATATAACAGAATGCCACATCATCCGATATTAATCATCACAAACTAACACCCCCTCAGCCCCAAATTCTTTCTCCTAATACTAAAGCTTCTAGCAATGCTAACTCGGCACTTGCTTATTTGCTAATTTAAGGGGGCTCTAAAAGTTTGTGCCTTGAAAATTTTGGCTAAATTGTATTTATCTCAAATTTTCATGCATGATTGTGTGCTATGTATTCTGTTCACCGAGGCGTTAAAGCATGCTCAATATCTGTGCCTGTGCGAAGTTAAATATGGAAGTCAAAAAGTATAGTCTGCCTTAGATCTGAATTCTCATCTTATAACTTGTAAGTCATAttctaaataattaattataacttttatcttattttagaCTGTAGATCTGATCATTGTTGCATTATTTATGAACTCACATAGTCGTTAGTAGTTTACAAGAGGAGTATTGACATTTAAACTTGAAATCAACTTCACTGCAGTAACTGCCATTTAGCACTTCCAAAAAAATAAGGGCACAGCtctaaatttacaaaaaaaaaaagagtgataTTCAGTAATGAATCAATGAATTCTCTCCAAAACTCCATTACTATACTTATTACCTTTCCGCTGCATCAAAATTTCACCCAACCCCACCCTCTTCAGAACTCCTAAATATAACCTTAGATAATCAATGCCAATATCATTCATATCAACTTATATCTACTGTTCAGTTTGagtttagaaaggaaaaaaatacgACAGCAAATTTAGCtaataattaaaagaataacacagttttaattcaatttcaatGTTTATCAGACAATCCTCTCACCTTGTAAACCGTCTCCCTTCTAAGAATAACTTGAGGTGATTCGGTTGCTTCCTCATCACTGCTTTCATCATCACTATCTTGGTAGTTTTCAATCTTCTCATAATCAAGCAGAAAGCATAATGTTGATATCATGATTCTGAAAGAGACATGAATATAATATTTAGGcttgatatttaaaaataaataaaaactcaacAGTACACGAaagcaaacaaaagaaaaaacaaaccttGACGATGGATGGAAGGAAGCAGTGCAAATTGCATTTGCTGTTCTCTCATCAAACCATGTTCGTCTCTTGTGAAGCTCACAAAGTGTCACAAGCGCCCTCTTGGCCCGGTCTTCATCCTCTTGCTATTCAAATTTTACAAAACCATTCACTTACTTAGAAATCTGTGTTTCTATTAACTCATCTTGTGTTTTATTAAACAACTTGTAATCAAAATTTAACGGCCAGAAAAGCACAAAAACCAGAGAGATTAATTTCTATGCACTAATTTTTACATGTGCATAGTGCATCCAATGAAATCACACCATTGTGCTATTTTTATAGGTTTAGCTCCTAAAAAATCTCCATAAATATCAGTGTTTTGATTTGATTGGATACATATGTAACAAAGTTGTACACTGTCAGTGCATAGAAGTTAAAAACTAATCTAAACCAAGCAAGCACAAAACAGAATCCTTACGAactaattgaaattaaaaaacacaacacaatgctattaaaaaaaaaaagaatcgaGCTTAAATGAGTTCTAATATGCAAAGTCAAGCAGTTCCTCTTTCTCGGTCCGAAAAGTGCAAAAAAACAACGTAGAAACATTGACAAACCTGCAACATGACAAAAAGAATGTTCTGAAGGGCACGGTTTTTGGCTTCATCCTTATGTTTTTGGTTCATACGTTTTATGCTTTTAACAACGTGCGCAAACGTCAACTCCCTCAGCTTTTTATCACCTAACGTTTGAAGCTCCATAAACAACGAAAGCGTATCTTTAATAGTAACAATCTGCAAAATCCACATAAAAATGAAACCAATAGTCAAATTTCCATTTCCAATCACATAAGAAACTGAACAACGAAAAACACAAACCTCTCGATTAACAAGAAGGATAAGAGAATTGGCTAAATCGTTACGAAGCCCAGAAGGAAGTGTTCGAGCAGCGCAACGAAGCAACTCAGCGAGTTTGTTAGGGAATTGAGAGAGGTGTTGAGGGTAAAAGGAGGTGAGATGAGAGAGGAACATGGCTTTATCAGCGAGATCTTTGGCGACGGTGGGATCGTTGGAGATGCCGGAAATGGAAGTGAAGTTCATGGCGGATTGTTGTTGGAAGAGTTCAAGGGAGGAGTTGAATTGGCTGCGGATTAAGAGGAGTTCGGATTCGTAGCCTTCAGGGTCGCATTTCATCTTTGATTGAAGTGATGGGAGGCTGAGCTTTTCGGATTTTAGACCGGAGGGGAGAAATGACTCCGTCGCGGCATGGCTACGTTTCATGGTGTTGTTTGTGCAGAGAAGAGAGTGTTTTGCACTCTGATTTTCTGTTATGCTCTTAAATCTAACCTAATCAGTAACTACCATGGGCTGGGTCGGGTTGGCGGTACAAAATAAAGCCCAAGACAATTGggaagaaaattgctctttatgCCCCCCCTCATTGCCTTTCTgtgtataataataaataaattcaaataatacCACCATTATCCATTTAATTGCACATGTAAAATGAGAAACGCGATTCGTTCAAGCGCTTTTCAGGTTCGCTTTCTCACTATGTTTATTATAGCTAGAACTAGAATTAAAGCTTTTAATGTAACCCTTTCCTTTGATAGGtaattttaaaaccaaaactCCTAAGTGAGGAGTCTATGGAAAAGTTACTCAACAGAACATGGACATTGCCAAACCCTGAAACTAAAATTCATCAAGTTATTCATCAACATGGATTGGGAGCTCGTAATTTTCTATTGAACACAAATCCAGATTTTCGTAATGGCAATGTTGAAATTGATAAACAAAGGAAAAGCTTTTATTTGGTGCGCGATGATTTGTTGCACCCGGTGATTAATGGTAATAAAGCAAGAAAATTGGATGGATTACTTCCCTTGCTTCATGATTATTCAGTCACTGATGTGGTAAATTATCCTTCAACTTATTACTTTACAACAATGTTTAGTATTCTTTAGTAGCTCATTTTATTGGCTTATGTCAATTTCTTTATCTTAAACTGTTAACATTGCCAGATTTCATATACTTGGTCCCAAAATTTAAGCCTTTTAACTCATTATCAGTCAAGAATCAAAAGGGTTTTCAGTAAAATCAGGATTCCTTTCGAGCATAGTATTAATCTCACAATCttggttttgaaattttctttCTTACAGTAATTCTTATTATATCTATTAATGAATCCTTCTAATTCCTGTTTCTCCACTGCTTTAGCATTAAAAAGTGAGTTAACTTTTACGGGAGACTAAAACACTTGATACCttgttaatttcaaaatttagtATTTGCCATAAACAACTGAAGTGGTGTCAGATTTTCTTGTTAGTGTTCAATATGTATCTGCTTATCTTCGAAGCTCAAGGTGTAAAGGAGGGGGGTTACTACTACTTAGTGTCCTTTAGTTTGTTCCTCATCATCCTAGTGATTTTTCTGTCACACAATGAACTTGATTTTAGGATTTCCAAGATCAAATAACATTCAGCAACAATATTTTCTAGGTTACTTGTGGAGGTTGTCAGAGTGCTCACACAGCTGCTATCGGTAGGTGATTTTCTGAGTTATGGTGAAAATTATGTTCACTTTTCAAAGCGTACTTTTTCTgtaaattatgtttaattcttAATAGTTAATACTACTTGTCGTATAATGGTTTGACTACTTTTGCAGCTGTTCTGTGTGCTGAGAGAGGAATTGTGTCACATTTGCTTCTACGAGGAGAGCAGCCTGAAATCTTAACTGGCTATAACTTGATGTCTACAATATACGGAAATGTCACATATGTTCCAAGAAATGTTTACGCCAACAGGGAAGAAATGCTAAAGAACTATGCCGAGTCAGTGGCCGGAAACAGCGGTTCTGTTCTATGGTTCAGTGATATCATTCAAGCTTCTTCAACAAACGAATTGTCTACTTCAAATTTTATGCAAACGGATGCTAGTCGAAGTGAGGGAAACCATCTTCAAAAGATTTTAATTGTCAATGAAGGGGCTGGTGATTCTGTTGCTCTATTAGGTAATGGGAAATTGGAGTTTGAAAAACAACAAAGCATATCTTTGGGAACATTTTCTCTTTACTAGGTAAAAATCTTGATACGAGGGCTTGATCAAGTGATAGTGGTGCTTACTGCTCATATGATTTTCCTAGATAAAGTTATCTGTATTTAAttagaaaatttaatatataagtgagGTTAGAATTATCAATAAGAACCAAGCATCTCATTTACATACCATATATGAAAGATATTATTGAACAGGTTTAAAAGAacaataaattcatatttttggtaTTAGCCCTCTGGTTCCCAGTGGAAAGGGCCCCTGTTAATCTGGAGTTTGGCTGGGAGAGGCAAGTTAAGCCTGACTAAAGATCGTTTCAGTCAGGATTCGAACCCGGGTTCTCCTAAACGATCCGCTCTTAACTAAATcttattaaccacttgagtcCAATCGTTTGgttgaaaattcatatgcatTTGTGCTTGTAATAATGTGAATTGTGTAGCAATTCTTATGTTTGACATGTATATGCATTATCATTTGCATATAATTTAGTTTTTCGTCACATTGTCTTGTCTATTTGTCACCTTACTTTTCAAGAACCTTACATCCTGACAACCTTTTCTTCTTAAAACTACTGTTTGATATATATTGTTGTAATTGGAACAGTTTTGTTAGAATATAATATTTCAATCTTTTCTCTTATTCTGTATGTATCACCATGATAATGCGTAATTGCGAGGGCAAgctttatttcctttttcttgatTATCATTTATTAAGAGTAGGAGCCTGTACCTAGTAACTAGTAACTTATCAATCAGTTAAAAATATTcagattattaattttatttaattctaCAAATTGGCGCTGAAATTCAGTTAACTTTAATGGTTTGATGTGGCAAGAACTTTATGAAAGTGTTATTTCTTTGTATAGGTATTATTCGGTTAGTGCAATACTTGTCACAGAATCATTTACTTGGGAAACAAAGGGCCATGAAGTTTGTTGTGGATGCTGGTACTGGCACAACAGCAGTTGGTATAGGACTTGCAGCGCTTTGCTTAGGGTGCGGTTCAGTTTGTAGCATGCTAATTTTGttaaaagtatttttaaaatgttttactGCTACTATTCATGTTGGGTTTTTAACCTTATTTGAAAATGCTATATGAAATCTTAGTAATCTTATTTGTTGCTTCCGTGCAGACTCCCATGGGAGGTATATGCAGTCATGCTGGCTGATAAAATTGATGGGTACCGAAAACAGGAAAAGCGCTTGATTTCTGAATTCAATAAGCATTTTAATGTTGAGTTCATTGACCACGATGTAAACAAAGATGATGGGATTGTGCACTGGGTGGAACGTGACCATCCAAGAAAGTAAGatgttaaagtttttttttttttttttttatggtatgaAGATGCCACAGACTTCGCAGGAACTAGATTGTTAGAGCTATATATCAAAAAAAGATACCTCCAATGAGTCAATGGCTCCTTCAGAGTGTAGTTCTCTCCTCAAAGTCAAACCTTCCTTACTCCCAAATCCCCTCCCTGACACAATATCCTCTTCTTTCCTGCTATACTAATACTAATGATCATGTCACAAACTAACTATACTCTATCCCCACCTTCTTTCTTTGGACTTAGGTCCAGCACCTGATGCAATTCTTTCTGTCTCACATTGGAGTCCAATAGGCCCTATAAAAAAGCGCAAACAAAAAGGGGGCTATTTTCTCTACCCCCGACATCAGTGCGGATGTATGCATCCGGACAATTTATGTGACCTGGATGCGCTTTcagaaacataatttttttagttgggGCAGGGGAAAGGAGTGCCCAAACAAAAAATGATAGTGTAAAGACAGGTTTACTTCCCCACTTTCTTTACTTTCAACCCTGCTTTGGTTGTAAGGAACTCGTAGTCGTGTCCTCAAATAGGTTCTTTTAAACTTGTTCCTCCTTGTTACATTTTGTATTGCACTGTTGAATGCATCTTCTCCATTGGCTTAGTTTTTTATGATCTGCTAGGATGCTAGAAGGTGTGCATTTTTTATGCTTACATGTGAAGCACATCCTTTAATAATGAATGCTCGTGAGTCAGGCTTTCTATAGTACATATAGAAGTTTAAGATGTGAAGGCAAACATGGAAGAGGTGTGCCATCATTACTATTGTAACACAGCcttcttttatatttatatcaacTTCCCCTCTCAGAAGTGATCATAATACCTTTAGTGAAATAGTAAGAAGTGCGTAACCGTCAGCATATTacgcttttaaaaaaaatgcctTTTTCAAAAAGTACAAGTGATTGCTAATGTTAGCTGCTAAGACAGTAACTTATAAAATTTACACTTACGCCGTCCTGTTGGTAACAATAACTAGGTGACTTAGTTCTTGTGCAACCTCTTTGTATCAGCTTGATAAAGTAATTGCAAGGAACTGTATGGAACGAACACTAATAGTTGGTCTCTTTTTCTAGATTTGGCAATATTTTGGATGGGGAAATGGTAGTATGTCAGCAAATTGCCCAGCAAACTGGTATTCTAGTGGATCCTGTCTACACATTAGCTGCTTGGGAAGCGGCAATGCTTCTTTCTAGCGAAGAGAATGAAGGAAGA
It encodes:
- the LOC11417612 gene encoding D-cysteine desulfhydrase 2, mitochondrial, encoding MRNAIRSSAFQVILKPKLLSEESMEKLLNRTWTLPNPETKIHQVIHQHGLGARNFLLNTNPDFRNGNVEIDKQRKSFYLVRDDLLHPVINGNKARKLDGLLPLLHDYSVTDVVTCGGCQSAHTAAIAVLCAERGIVSHLLLRGEQPEILTGYNLMSTIYGNVTYVPRNVYANREEMLKNYAESVAGNSGSVLWFSDIIQASSTNELSTSNFMQTDASRSEGNHLQKILIVNEGAGDSVALLGIIRLVQYLSQNHLLGKQRAMKFVVDAGTGTTAVGIGLAALCLGLPWEVYAVMLADKIDGYRKQEKRLISEFNKHFNVEFIDHDVNKDDGIVHWVERDHPRKFGNILDGEMVVCQQIAQQTGILVDPVYTLAAWEAAMLLSSEENEGRAEVVMLHTGGTLGLFGLAQRYKNYFGMLKNDSIIVRK